A stretch of Caenibius tardaugens NBRC 16725 DNA encodes these proteins:
- a CDS encoding SRPBCC domain-containing protein, giving the protein MEMLDWMKQAKTLAEDPVSGFDPNAVTESVTVEINAPARIVWDILCDMPRYNEWNPFCVKAVSDLQIGSPVEMRLMNYASPGSIVPNLEYVCAVEKERMVSWEMHHTDAWPYPARRDQVITPTGPNSCRYYSTDAFLGNNGIHVYNFAGPWVKRGFDDSAYALKARAEEFFAAES; this is encoded by the coding sequence ATGGAAATGCTCGACTGGATGAAACAGGCCAAAACGCTGGCCGAAGACCCTGTAAGCGGTTTCGATCCCAATGCCGTGACCGAAAGCGTCACGGTGGAGATCAACGCCCCTGCCCGGATCGTGTGGGATATCCTGTGCGATATGCCCCGCTACAACGAATGGAATCCGTTCTGCGTGAAGGCGGTATCCGATCTGCAAATCGGTTCACCGGTCGAAATGCGGCTGATGAACTACGCCTCGCCCGGGTCGATCGTACCCAATCTGGAATACGTGTGCGCGGTGGAAAAGGAACGCATGGTTTCCTGGGAAATGCACCACACCGATGCATGGCCCTATCCCGCGCGGCGCGATCAGGTGATCACCCCCACCGGGCCCAATTCCTGCCGCTATTATTCGACGGATGCCTTCCTCGGCAACAACGGCATCCACGTGTACAACTTTGCCGGGCCGTGGGTGAAACGCGGATTTGACGACAGTGCTTATGCCCTGAAGGCACGCGCCGAAGAATTCTTCGCCGCAGAAAGCTGA